One genomic segment of Paenibacillus xylanexedens includes these proteins:
- a CDS encoding aldo/keto reductase gives MEYIEIAGTGKRVSRLIKGTDYFVHNAYDKAATNMDAFLSIGGNTVDTAHIYCGGQSEEVLGRYMKERGNRDQIVILTKGAHHDQNGPRVNADAIRSDLMESLERLQTDHVEMYALHRDDPNTPVSVILEALNEHIESGKIGAIGASNWTWQRLEEANAYAAANGLKGFTFSSPNLSLAKANEPFWEGCVSADAETLAWHEQTKLPLLSWSSQARGFFTGRFTPEVRDNEDLVRVFYSDDNWKRLHRAEQLANSKKTTPIQIALAYVLNQTFPTCALIGAQNQAELLSCDEGSRITLTPAEIAWLDLGSDVPAGI, from the coding sequence ATGGAATATATCGAAATTGCTGGTACAGGTAAACGTGTCTCCAGATTGATTAAAGGAACCGATTATTTCGTGCATAATGCCTACGATAAAGCAGCTACGAACATGGATGCTTTTCTGTCGATTGGCGGTAACACTGTAGATACAGCACATATTTATTGTGGTGGACAGAGTGAAGAAGTCCTTGGTCGTTACATGAAGGAACGTGGTAACCGCGACCAGATCGTCATTCTCACCAAAGGCGCGCATCATGACCAGAATGGGCCACGTGTGAACGCTGATGCCATCCGCAGTGACTTGATGGAAAGTCTGGAGCGTCTTCAGACAGATCACGTAGAGATGTATGCCTTGCACCGCGATGATCCCAATACCCCTGTCAGTGTTATTCTTGAAGCACTGAACGAACATATTGAATCCGGCAAAATCGGCGCAATTGGCGCATCCAACTGGACCTGGCAGCGGCTCGAGGAAGCCAATGCATACGCTGCGGCAAATGGCCTGAAGGGCTTCACATTCAGCAGTCCAAATCTCAGTCTCGCCAAAGCAAACGAACCTTTCTGGGAAGGCTGTGTGTCAGCAGATGCAGAGACGCTGGCATGGCATGAGCAAACCAAACTACCATTGCTATCCTGGTCCTCCCAAGCACGTGGTTTCTTCACTGGAAGATTCACACCTGAAGTTCGGGATAACGAAGATCTGGTGCGTGTATTCTACAGTGATGATAACTGGAAACGGTTGCATCGGGCTGAACAATTGGCTAATTCCAAGAAAACAACACCAATCCAGATTGCACTTGCTTATGTATTGAATCAGACGTTCCCAACCTGTGCGCTGATCGGAGCCCAGAATCAGGCAGAACTGCTCTCCTGTGACGAAGGATCACGCATCACGCTTACTCCTGCTGAAATCGCATGGTTGGATCTGGGCAGTGATGTACCGGCTGGCATCTAA
- a CDS encoding Gfo/Idh/MocA family protein produces MNSVQKLRWGILGSASIAVESVIPGLQQSELNEVTAIASRDEDKAKQTAEKLGIDKAYGSYEALLADDSIDAVYIPLPNHLHREWTIRAAEAGKHILCEKPLALTEQEAQEMVQACADAGVHLAEAFMYRHHPRYEQIRDIIASGEIGEIRGMHSTFSFNNSNASGNVRFRRDWGGGALYDIGCYSISVARLLLGQEPSAATVIGMFSPQHDQVDMMASGLLEFDNHIGVTFDSSMWAAFRNTLEVLGSDGIIEVPSAFISGQDRSSNFYVTAGGERREIEVPQVNHYSLQGDDMARAVLQGKDLRFAPSDAVANMKVLEACLRSAEERTRITL; encoded by the coding sequence ATGAATTCAGTTCAAAAATTGCGTTGGGGCATTCTTGGTAGCGCTAGCATTGCTGTGGAATCCGTCATTCCAGGCCTGCAGCAATCCGAGTTAAATGAAGTAACCGCGATTGCCAGTCGAGACGAAGATAAAGCCAAACAGACGGCCGAGAAACTTGGGATCGACAAGGCTTATGGCAGTTATGAAGCTTTGCTCGCTGATGATTCCATTGATGCCGTATATATCCCACTGCCGAATCATCTTCATCGGGAATGGACGATCCGGGCTGCTGAAGCAGGCAAACATATTTTGTGCGAAAAACCACTGGCTCTGACAGAGCAGGAAGCTCAGGAGATGGTTCAAGCATGTGCAGATGCAGGTGTGCATCTCGCGGAAGCATTCATGTACCGCCATCATCCACGTTATGAGCAGATCAGGGATATCATTGCCAGCGGTGAGATTGGTGAGATTCGTGGTATGCACAGCACATTTTCATTTAACAACTCCAATGCATCCGGCAATGTCCGCTTTCGGCGGGATTGGGGCGGAGGTGCACTGTATGATATCGGATGTTATTCCATCAGTGTAGCACGTCTGCTGCTTGGTCAAGAACCAAGTGCAGCCACTGTTATTGGCATGTTCTCCCCACAGCATGATCAAGTCGATATGATGGCTTCCGGACTGCTGGAATTCGATAATCACATCGGCGTGACGTTTGACAGCAGCATGTGGGCAGCCTTCCGCAACACATTGGAGGTATTGGGATCCGACGGTATTATTGAAGTCCCTTCGGCATTTATCAGCGGACAGGACCGCAGTTCCAACTTCTATGTAACGGCTGGTGGTGAACGCAGAGAGATTGAAGTCCCGCAAGTGAACCACTACTCTCTACAGGGAGATGATATGGCACGTGCTGTACTTCAGGGCAAGGATCTGCGCTTCGCCCCTTCCGATGCGGTAGCTAATATGAAAGTACTGGAAGCTTGCCTTCGTTCAGCGGAAGAACGTACACGAATTACACTATAA